In a genomic window of Gemmatimonadales bacterium:
- a CDS encoding dihydroorotate dehydrogenase, giving the protein MTVAAGDLSRTLLGRRFQNPIILAAGTAGFGRELDGVLDLDRLGGLVTKAVSLEPRHGNPPPRVAEFRGGMLNSVGLANPGLERVRSEHLPWLASRLSRAQVLVNVVGFTVEEYAAVVSGLDGAPGLSGFELNLSCPNTSAGGIEFGADPQCVRRIVALCRTRTELPLVAKLSPVLPDIPAMALVARDAGADAVSVVNTIPGLLLAGDGARRLGNGYGGVSGPVLLPVGLLAVARVVERTDGMPVIGVGGVRSAADVRQYLGVGASLVGLGTAALADPRLPERILAELERHDG; this is encoded by the coding sequence GTGACGGTCGCCGCCGGCGATCTTTCCCGGACGCTGCTCGGCCGCCGCTTTCAGAATCCGATCATTCTCGCCGCCGGTACGGCCGGCTTCGGCCGCGAGCTGGATGGCGTCCTCGATCTCGACCGACTCGGTGGCCTGGTCACCAAGGCGGTCTCGCTCGAGCCTCGGCACGGCAACCCTCCTCCCCGGGTGGCGGAGTTCCGGGGCGGGATGCTCAACTCTGTCGGTCTGGCGAATCCCGGGCTGGAGCGGGTCCGCTCGGAGCACCTCCCGTGGCTCGCGTCGCGCCTGTCGCGAGCCCAGGTGCTGGTCAACGTGGTGGGCTTCACCGTCGAAGAGTACGCGGCCGTGGTGAGCGGACTCGACGGCGCGCCCGGGCTGTCCGGGTTCGAGCTGAATCTGTCGTGTCCCAATACCAGCGCGGGCGGCATCGAGTTCGGGGCAGACCCGCAGTGTGTCCGCCGCATCGTCGCCCTCTGCCGCACGCGCACCGAGTTACCCCTCGTGGCCAAGCTGTCGCCCGTCCTGCCCGACATTCCGGCGATGGCGCTGGTGGCCCGGGACGCCGGGGCAGACGCGGTCTCGGTGGTGAACACCATTCCCGGCCTCCTCCTTGCAGGGGACGGGGCGCGCCGCCTGGGGAACGGGTACGGAGGAGTCAGCGGCCCGGTACTGCTGCCGGTCGGCCTTCTCGCGGTGGCGCGGGTGGTGGAGCGGACCGATGGTATGCCGGTAATCGGAGTGGGCGGCGTCCGCTCGGCGGCCGACGTCAGGCAGTACCTCGGCGTGGGCGCGTCACTGGTGGGGTTGGGCACCGCCGCCTTGGCCGATCCTCGACTCCCGGAACGGATCCTCGCAGAGCTGGAGCGTCATGATGGCTGA